One window of the Spea bombifrons isolate aSpeBom1 chromosome 8, aSpeBom1.2.pri, whole genome shotgun sequence genome contains the following:
- the LOC128503705 gene encoding putative defense protein 3, which yields MILFVLSKILILITLVKMSSQYPNGAPISVCQTMIPGHQGIFPQPNPAPYIFKISSTSYKNGKPIRVQILGPGYRGLLLESRTYDKTMLIGKWVFPPNDTKILQCPENSAGAITHSNTNLKTQSTTYTWMPPEEDCPPIIFFIATVAESHDVYWLGVKSAAIWKGKFNPRK from the exons ATGATTCTGTTTGTACTctctaaaatattgattttgatAACGCTCGTCAAGATGTCTTCTCAATACCCAAATGGAGCACCAATATCGGTTTGCCAGACAATGATTCCAGGTCATCAAGGAATCTTTCCACAGCCAAATCCTGCTCCATATATATTCAAGATAAGCTCCACTTcatataaaaatggaaaacctATTAGAG TCCAGATATTGGGTCCTGGATACAGAGGTCTCCTTTTGGAGAGTCGTACATACGATAAGACAATGCTCATTGGCAAATGGGTCTTCCCACCAAATGACACCAAGATTTTGCAG TGTCCAGAAAATTCTGCGGGAGCAATTACTCACTCCAACACCAATTTAAAAACACAGTCAACAACCTATACGTGGATGCCGCCAGAAGAGGATTGTCCACCAATTATTTTCTTCAT AGCAACGGTAGCAGAGTCACATGATGTGTACTGGCTTGGAGTAAAATCTGCGGCTATTTGGAAAGGTAAATTTAATCCTAGAAAATAG